One stretch of Riemerella columbina DNA includes these proteins:
- the nhaA gene encoding Na+/H+ antiporter NhaA produces MKITQYFKKFLESNQSSGLLLMVCVMISLMIANSSLAESFQNLLNTQLGFEKFHLRYSVDMWVNDGLMAIFFLLVGLEIKRELLEGELSEFRKASLPIVAALGGMLVPALIFTLFNQGTPYQKGWAIPMATDIAFCLAIISMLGKRVPSSVKIFLAALAIVDDLGAIVVIALFYTDQLHWDYLGYSAIILAILAALNYFNVKKLIFYLIPGVFLWYFIHHSGIHATIAGVLLAFTIPTNVSVTEISPLEKLEEKLHLPVNFLIMPIFALANTNITLKEKMVDGLFSNFGFGIILGLFLGKMIGINLFSYIAIKLKISELPHKSNWYQMIGSGFLAGIGFTMSIFIALLSYKGHPEIQEEAKFAILVASILSGIVGYQLLKLFSKKKDKRKFKRKSWAQKKKA; encoded by the coding sequence ATGAAAATAACACAATATTTTAAAAAATTCCTTGAAAGCAACCAATCTTCTGGGCTCCTACTGATGGTCTGCGTGATGATTTCTTTAATGATTGCCAACTCCTCTTTGGCGGAATCTTTTCAGAATCTATTGAACACCCAGTTGGGCTTTGAAAAATTCCACCTTCGTTATTCCGTGGATATGTGGGTAAACGACGGTCTGATGGCGATTTTCTTCCTTTTGGTTGGTTTAGAAATCAAGCGCGAACTTTTAGAGGGCGAACTCTCCGAGTTCAGAAAAGCCTCCTTACCCATCGTGGCGGCACTCGGAGGAATGCTGGTGCCAGCGCTCATTTTCACACTTTTTAACCAAGGAACGCCTTATCAAAAAGGTTGGGCTATCCCTATGGCTACGGATATTGCATTCTGTTTGGCAATTATCTCGATGCTTGGAAAAAGGGTGCCCAGCTCGGTTAAAATATTTTTAGCTGCCCTCGCTATTGTAGATGATTTGGGCGCTATTGTGGTCATTGCCTTGTTTTATACCGACCAGCTGCATTGGGATTATTTGGGTTACAGCGCCATTATTTTAGCCATTTTAGCCGCATTGAATTATTTTAATGTAAAGAAGCTTATTTTTTATTTAATACCAGGGGTATTTTTATGGTATTTTATCCACCATTCTGGCATCCACGCTACTATTGCAGGCGTTTTATTGGCATTTACGATCCCAACTAATGTTTCCGTAACGGAGATTTCTCCATTAGAGAAATTGGAAGAAAAACTGCATTTGCCTGTTAATTTCTTAATTATGCCAATTTTTGCCCTTGCCAATACCAACATTACCTTAAAAGAAAAAATGGTAGACGGGCTGTTTTCCAACTTTGGATTTGGTATTATTTTAGGCTTATTTTTAGGTAAAATGATTGGAATCAACCTCTTTTCTTATATCGCTATTAAATTAAAAATCAGCGAGTTGCCACACAAAAGCAATTGGTATCAGATGATAGGTAGTGGCTTTTTAGCGGGAATAGGTTTTACGATGTCCATTTTCATCGCGCTATTGTCTTATAAAGGTCATCCCGAAATCCAAGAGGAAGCCAAGTTTGCGATTTTAGTCGCCTCCATTTTATCAGGTATTGTGGGCTATCAATTGCTCAAACTATTTTCTAAAAAGAAGGACAAACGAAAGTTTAAACGGAAATCTTGGGCTCAAAAGAAGAAAGCCTAA
- a CDS encoding endonuclease/exonuclease/phosphatase family protein: MPYICFYNTENFFPPNTPHLPHWDDRKYLTKRQKITQVFSLMKTQYHQLPTLIGLAEIGNKKVVKELLDMPVFEGKYSYVHYESQDERGIDVALAYQKSVFRMVHSEPIRFTFEMLNAQQHFYTDTTRDVLYVILETQGIKIHYFLVHLPSKRENDINLDKRNHILSEIKKRIETIIYDTNEAVVISGDFNENPNEDNMQNFIYYQGIEQILDNPFLKMYYQKQYSTFHHKTGLLFDQILLSHHFFKPDFPLHYQQSKIFTPKEILQRQSIAPKPSRTYSGTRYLGGYSDHFPVLLFYDEDKNHL; encoded by the coding sequence TTGCCTTACATCTGTTTTTATAATACGGAGAATTTTTTTCCGCCCAATACCCCGCATTTACCGCATTGGGATGATAGAAAATACCTGACCAAACGCCAAAAAATAACCCAAGTTTTCAGCTTGATGAAAACGCAATACCACCAACTGCCCACCCTCATTGGCTTAGCCGAAATTGGCAATAAAAAAGTGGTAAAAGAGCTTTTGGATATGCCTGTTTTTGAAGGAAAATACAGCTATGTCCATTATGAATCTCAAGATGAAAGGGGTATAGATGTCGCGTTGGCTTATCAAAAATCGGTGTTTAGGATGGTACACTCAGAACCAATTCGGTTTACTTTTGAGATGCTGAATGCGCAGCAACATTTTTATACCGATACCACCCGAGATGTGCTGTATGTGATTTTAGAAACACAAGGCATAAAAATCCATTATTTTTTAGTGCATTTACCATCTAAAAGGGAAAATGACATCAATTTAGACAAAAGAAATCACATTCTTTCAGAAATAAAAAAACGGATAGAAACCATTATTTATGATACCAATGAGGCGGTTGTCATCAGCGGCGATTTCAATGAAAATCCCAATGAGGATAATATGCAAAATTTCATTTATTATCAAGGCATAGAGCAAATTTTGGACAACCCATTTTTGAAGATGTATTATCAGAAACAATATTCCACTTTTCACCATAAAACAGGACTGTTGTTTGACCAAATATTGCTTTCTCATCATTTCTTTAAACCTGATTTTCCGCTCCATTATCAACAGAGTAAAATTTTTACACCGAAGGAAATTTTGCAGCGCCAATCCATCGCCCCAAAACCCAGCCGAACTTATTCTGGCACAAGGTATTTAGGTGGCTACAGCGACCATTTTCCTGTTTTGCTCTTCTATGATGAAGATAAAAATCATCTCTAA
- a CDS encoding BamA/TamA family outer membrane protein produces the protein MSGKHIRNYVQKYYLFSIFAIFLTFLYACNATKKVPDGEYLLTKNHFKYEDKKLLTSTIPNYVSQKPNKKQFFIIPIGLYVYNWANPKYDTILNEYMTYPNQMRNQALRDSLFVKYGHPEYQGRSLFWNRFFHTIGQPPVILDEGKTIASAKNIRQYMVYKGYWDAQVDFKQKLDSAAKKAQVAYHMTFNDPTLIKNYYYTIPDRNIRALYEREMDKSKVKAGEILDQANLENEVKRITEQMHAEGYYSFNRSGEEIYFTADTLQDRKNVPLTIDIHKDSADTPYKKTTIGHVDLYVVDKMSDTLNTTAYKFDRLKKDDSVRIHKMDDQYTTRTLWLPVILKNGEVYNQKKLDLTKRNIMAMNNFSILSYNERLSNKPNDSILNVQYILKPLPKYELKTALDLHYSQILNFGFSPSVELTSRNIFGGAENLSTSFSGIVGTTKNAKNPGKAFNAYELSAQVALNVPRLLIPFSYYSLIPKRYSPTTSIGLGASIQNNIGMGRINFNGSLNYTANVNEVISHRLSLFNTQLSLTRDKDNYYELFRGDNEVRENIFNLYQTYNPAYNINAYTYDDVSEKILNDVGFIQSLNGEGLTLYNTFLQSLLNKDRQTQDVLISSLSYQFLYNEMGNKYYTNPFYFSGKMELAGNILSLFGKAQDSKSVLVDEEKTIFNIPYSQFIKFDVDVRKYFTFFANADSKHTLVLRQFIGIGIPYGNSKTMPFVRSYFNGGSNDIRAWIAFGGLGPADSQLDEKVRSYIMDNLKLTTNIEYRFPINKMFEGAVFTDAGNIWSLKEDGLGDGFKFNKFWKQLGIGSGFGIRINVAYITLRLDLAYKIYDPNQPEGSRWRLRHIQPLKPTFNFAIGYPF, from the coding sequence ATGAGTGGTAAGCATATCAGAAATTATGTTCAAAAGTATTACTTATTTTCCATTTTTGCAATCTTCTTAACCTTTTTGTATGCTTGTAATGCAACGAAAAAAGTTCCTGATGGCGAGTATCTACTCACTAAAAACCATTTTAAATACGAGGATAAAAAACTGTTAACCAGCACTATTCCCAACTATGTAAGCCAAAAACCGAATAAAAAACAATTCTTTATTATTCCCATTGGGCTCTATGTTTACAACTGGGCCAATCCGAAATATGATACCATCCTCAACGAATATATGACCTACCCTAACCAGATGAGAAATCAGGCATTGCGGGACTCTCTCTTCGTGAAGTACGGACACCCAGAGTACCAAGGGCGCTCTTTATTTTGGAACCGATTTTTCCACACCATTGGGCAGCCGCCTGTTATTTTAGATGAAGGCAAAACCATTGCGAGTGCTAAAAACATCCGCCAATATATGGTCTATAAAGGCTATTGGGATGCCCAAGTAGATTTTAAACAAAAGTTAGATTCGGCGGCTAAAAAGGCGCAAGTGGCTTATCATATGACCTTTAACGATCCTACGCTCATCAAAAATTATTACTACACTATTCCAGACCGAAATATCCGCGCCCTCTATGAGCGAGAAATGGACAAAAGTAAGGTAAAGGCAGGCGAAATTTTAGACCAAGCCAATTTAGAAAACGAGGTGAAACGCATTACAGAACAGATGCACGCCGAGGGTTATTATAGCTTCAACCGCTCTGGAGAGGAGATTTATTTTACCGCAGATACCCTCCAAGATCGTAAAAATGTGCCACTCACCATTGATATTCATAAAGATTCTGCGGATACGCCGTATAAAAAAACGACCATTGGGCATGTAGACCTCTATGTGGTGGATAAAATGAGCGACACGCTGAATACCACAGCCTATAAATTTGACCGATTGAAAAAAGACGATAGCGTGCGCATCCATAAAATGGACGACCAATATACCACACGCACCCTCTGGCTACCAGTTATCCTCAAAAATGGTGAGGTTTATAATCAGAAAAAATTAGACTTAACGAAGAGAAACATTATGGCGATGAATAATTTTAGCATTCTCAGCTATAATGAAAGACTTTCTAACAAGCCTAATGACAGCATTCTAAATGTGCAATATATCTTAAAACCATTACCTAAATATGAGCTCAAAACCGCATTAGATCTCCATTATTCACAGATTTTAAATTTTGGATTTTCGCCATCGGTAGAGCTAACTTCCCGAAATATTTTTGGCGGTGCGGAGAACTTGAGCACCAGTTTTTCAGGGATTGTAGGGACTACCAAAAATGCTAAAAATCCAGGAAAAGCCTTTAATGCCTACGAACTCTCGGCACAGGTGGCACTCAATGTACCCCGGTTGCTCATTCCGTTTAGTTATTATAGCTTAATCCCGAAGCGCTACTCTCCTACGACTTCCATTGGGCTGGGGGCTTCTATCCAGAATAATATCGGTATGGGGCGTATCAACTTTAATGGAAGCCTCAACTATACGGCTAATGTGAACGAGGTGATTTCTCACCGACTTTCGCTCTTCAACACCCAGCTGAGCCTTACTCGGGATAAAGACAATTATTATGAACTCTTCCGTGGCGATAATGAGGTGCGAGAGAACATCTTCAACCTTTATCAAACCTATAACCCCGCCTACAACATCAATGCTTATACTTATGATGATGTGTCGGAGAAAATATTGAATGATGTTGGCTTTATCCAATCTCTCAACGGTGAAGGTTTAACGCTTTACAATACCTTCCTACAATCTTTGCTCAATAAAGACCGCCAGACGCAAGATGTCTTGATTTCCTCCCTTTCTTATCAATTTTTGTACAACGAAATGGGGAATAAATACTACACCAATCCGTTTTATTTCAGTGGAAAAATGGAGCTCGCGGGGAATATTCTCAGTTTGTTTGGGAAAGCCCAAGACTCCAAAAGTGTGTTAGTTGATGAGGAAAAAACCATTTTTAATATCCCCTATTCTCAGTTCATCAAGTTTGATGTAGATGTGAGGAAATACTTTACCTTCTTTGCCAATGCAGACTCTAAACACACCTTGGTGCTTCGGCAGTTTATCGGCATTGGGATTCCGTATGGCAACTCTAAAACGATGCCTTTTGTGAGGTCTTATTTTAATGGTGGTTCTAACGATATTAGAGCGTGGATCGCCTTTGGAGGCTTAGGTCCTGCAGATTCTCAACTTGATGAAAAGGTAAGATCTTACATTATGGACAACCTGAAACTGACCACCAATATAGAGTACCGCTTCCCTATCAATAAAATGTTTGAAGGGGCTGTATTTACCGATGCTGGGAATATCTGGTCGCTAAAAGAAGATGGCTTGGGCGATGGCTTTAAGTTCAATAAATTTTGGAAACAACTCGGTATAGGCAGCGGCTTTGGTATTCGGATCAATGTGGCGTATATTACGCTTCGTTTAGATTTGGCTTATAAAATCTACGACCCTAACCAGCCAGAAGGTTCCCGCTGGAGATTGAGACACATACAACCGCTAAAACCAACCTTTAACTTCGCCATAGGTTATCCTTTTTAA
- a CDS encoding TrmH family RNA methyltransferase, with the protein MLTTHRIKILKSLDKKKFRQKYNLFLVEGNKIIKELKTSKFKIDAIYSTTPEELDFLPAHLIAPITPQELKKISFLQTPKDSVAVCQLLPESQLMDTAFNLVLDGIQDPGNLGTIIRLADWFGVEQIICSPDTVDFYNPKVIQASMGSFTRVQMIYTELSAYLSQTSHTNIGTDMAGDNLYQTTFPEKVNLILGNEGNGIRPETEKLLQRSISIPRFSQHQATESLNVSMAAGIILGQIFGQKLQN; encoded by the coding sequence ATGCTTACCACTCATAGAATTAAAATTTTAAAGTCTTTAGATAAAAAAAAATTTAGACAAAAATACAATTTGTTTTTGGTTGAAGGGAATAAAATCATCAAAGAGTTGAAAACATCAAAATTCAAAATTGATGCCATTTATAGCACAACCCCTGAAGAATTGGACTTTCTTCCAGCACATTTAATCGCTCCAATTACCCCTCAAGAGCTCAAAAAAATAAGTTTTCTCCAAACTCCAAAAGATAGCGTGGCGGTATGCCAACTTCTGCCAGAATCCCAATTGATGGATACCGCGTTTAATCTGGTGTTAGACGGCATCCAAGACCCAGGGAATTTAGGCACCATCATCAGATTAGCCGATTGGTTTGGCGTGGAACAAATCATCTGCAGCCCAGATACCGTGGATTTTTATAACCCCAAAGTCATCCAAGCCAGTATGGGCTCTTTTACGCGGGTGCAGATGATCTACACGGAGCTGAGCGCTTATCTTTCTCAAACCTCGCATACCAATATTGGAACGGATATGGCGGGCGATAATCTCTACCAAACAACATTCCCTGAGAAGGTCAACCTTATTCTCGGTAACGAAGGCAATGGCATACGTCCAGAAACCGAAAAGCTCCTCCAGAGGAGCATTAGCATTCCAAGATTTAGCCAGCACCAAGCCACAGAAAGCCTGAATGTCTCTATGGCGGCAGGGATTATTTTAGGACAAATCTTTGGACAAAAACTTCAAAATTAA
- the deoC gene encoding deoxyribose-phosphate aldolase, with protein sequence MNIKNYLDSTYLKTLEQSGLSLEETHAKVKALTDEAIDNGLFAVMIRPDYVKEIKTYLTEKEAPVVLGTVIGFHEGTASVGQKLAEAQKAIEDGADELDFVINYTAYKNGDLALVKDEFVQCTQLCLEYGKIAKWIIEIAALTDEQIADITAKIATWATESFKAEDLQRIFVKSSTGFYQTEGGKPNGATFEGISIMLKNAGALPVKAAGGVRTPEDAEKMIAMGVKRIGTSSAMSLVRGEATSEQY encoded by the coding sequence ATGAATATCAAAAATTATTTAGATTCTACTTATCTAAAAACGCTAGAACAGTCTGGATTATCCTTAGAGGAAACCCATGCCAAAGTAAAAGCCCTTACAGATGAAGCAATAGATAATGGACTTTTCGCCGTGATGATTCGCCCTGATTATGTGAAGGAGATTAAAACTTATCTTACGGAGAAAGAGGCGCCAGTAGTTTTAGGCACCGTGATTGGCTTCCACGAAGGCACTGCCAGCGTAGGGCAAAAATTAGCCGAAGCTCAAAAAGCCATAGAAGATGGCGCTGATGAGCTAGATTTCGTTATCAACTATACCGCTTATAAAAACGGCGATTTGGCTTTGGTAAAAGATGAGTTTGTACAATGCACGCAATTGTGTTTAGAGTACGGAAAAATCGCGAAGTGGATTATAGAAATTGCCGCGCTTACCGATGAGCAAATTGCCGATATTACTGCAAAAATTGCAACTTGGGCAACGGAAAGCTTTAAAGCGGAAGATTTACAGCGTATTTTCGTTAAATCTTCTACAGGTTTCTACCAAACGGAAGGCGGCAAGCCTAACGGTGCGACTTTTGAAGGCATTAGCATTATGCTCAAAAATGCTGGGGCACTTCCTGTAAAAGCCGCTGGTGGCGTAAGAACGCCTGAAGATGCCGAAAAAATGATTGCCATGGGCGTTAAGAGAATTGGTACCTCTTCGGCGATGTCTTTGGTGCGTGGCGAGGCAACTTCTGAGCAATACTAA
- the trmD gene encoding tRNA (guanosine(37)-N1)-methyltransferase TrmD, giving the protein MRIDIISVVPELMESPFKTSILKRAMEKGVAEVHFHQLREWGIGKHRQVDDEPYGGGAGMVMMVQPIDQCISQLKSEREYDEIIYLTPDGETLNQKIANTLSLKQNIILLCGHYKGIDQRVRDLHITREISIGDFVLTGGELAACVLADAVIRLLPGVLNDEQSALTDSFQDNLLSPPIYTRPEVYKGLEVPSVLLSGHAGKIEDWRYEQALSITQAKRPDLLDD; this is encoded by the coding sequence ATGAGAATAGACATTATCAGCGTAGTACCAGAGCTTATGGAGAGCCCTTTCAAAACTTCTATTCTTAAACGAGCAATGGAGAAGGGCGTGGCAGAAGTGCATTTTCATCAACTTAGAGAGTGGGGCATTGGCAAGCATCGGCAGGTGGATGATGAGCCTTATGGCGGCGGTGCTGGTATGGTGATGATGGTGCAACCGATAGACCAATGCATCTCTCAGCTGAAATCTGAACGGGAGTATGACGAAATTATCTACCTGACCCCAGACGGCGAAACCCTCAACCAAAAAATAGCCAATACGCTTTCGCTCAAACAGAATATCATATTGCTTTGTGGGCATTATAAAGGCATAGACCAAAGGGTGAGAGATCTACATATTACCCGAGAGATTTCCATTGGCGATTTTGTTCTGACTGGCGGCGAGTTGGCGGCGTGTGTCTTAGCGGATGCCGTAATTCGGCTGTTGCCAGGCGTACTTAATGATGAACAATCGGCGCTCACGGACAGTTTTCAGGATAATTTACTCTCACCACCCATCTACACGCGCCCCGAGGTTTATAAAGGTTTGGAAGTGCCATCGGTATTACTGAGTGGTCACGCGGGCAAAATAGAAGATTGGCGCTACGAACAGGCGCTAAGCATCACCCAAGCCAAAAGACCCGATTTATTGGATGATTAA
- a CDS encoding NAD(P)/FAD-dependent oxidoreductase, whose product METREKIVIIGGGFAGLQLARKLNNKRKKVLVIDKVNHHMFQPLFYQVACGRIEPSNISFPFRKIFQRSKNIQYRMTEVTKIIPEEKRIITEDTEFTYDKLVIATGCRTNFFGNDKMENLCFGMKNTQEAISIRNHVLLTFEKLIIERKRSDSGNWNIVIVGSGPTGVELAGAFAEMKADILPKDYPKMSFKDLKIILVSATKHPLAVMSQEAQEKSEQYLKNMGVQFISDHRVVDYDGDQVYLENGDTIASNNVIWAAGVTGNIIEGLERDQIIKNRYVVDRYNRVKGYKDIFAIGDIAYMETPKYPKGHPQVANVAINQGKNLGRNLCRASEKDWKEYEYFDQGSMATIGKHRAVVDLPYIKFQGIFAWYFWMFLHLMLILSVRNKIAIFFNWMWSYLNGDSSLRLIILPNRKNNTIQ is encoded by the coding sequence ATGGAAACACGAGAAAAAATAGTGATTATCGGCGGCGGTTTTGCTGGGCTACAGCTCGCAAGGAAGCTCAATAACAAAAGAAAAAAAGTATTGGTTATTGATAAAGTCAATCACCATATGTTCCAGCCCTTGTTTTACCAAGTGGCGTGTGGGCGTATAGAACCGTCCAACATCTCGTTTCCGTTCCGAAAGATTTTCCAGAGGTCTAAGAACATCCAATATCGGATGACGGAAGTGACCAAAATTATCCCAGAAGAAAAGAGAATCATCACCGAAGATACCGAATTTACTTACGATAAATTGGTGATTGCCACAGGTTGCCGCACCAATTTCTTCGGAAATGATAAAATGGAAAACCTTTGTTTTGGGATGAAAAACACCCAAGAAGCCATTAGCATTCGGAACCATGTGCTCCTCACTTTTGAAAAATTGATTATTGAGAGAAAACGCTCTGATAGTGGCAATTGGAACATCGTTATCGTGGGGAGTGGTCCCACAGGGGTAGAGTTGGCAGGCGCTTTTGCAGAGATGAAAGCCGATATTCTCCCCAAAGATTATCCCAAAATGAGTTTTAAAGATCTGAAAATCATTTTAGTGAGTGCTACCAAGCATCCATTAGCGGTAATGAGCCAAGAAGCTCAAGAAAAATCTGAGCAATACCTCAAAAATATGGGCGTTCAATTCATCAGTGACCATAGGGTGGTGGACTATGATGGCGACCAAGTTTATTTGGAAAATGGCGACACCATCGCTTCTAATAATGTGATATGGGCAGCAGGCGTTACGGGCAATATTATAGAAGGTTTAGAGCGAGACCAAATCATCAAAAACCGCTATGTGGTAGACCGCTATAACCGCGTGAAAGGCTACAAAGATATTTTCGCCATTGGAGATATCGCCTATATGGAGACGCCTAAATATCCGAAAGGACACCCTCAGGTGGCGAATGTTGCCATCAATCAAGGTAAAAATTTGGGTAGAAACCTTTGCCGAGCTTCAGAAAAAGATTGGAAAGAATACGAGTATTTTGATCAAGGTTCTATGGCTACCATAGGGAAGCACCGCGCCGTGGTAGATTTGCCTTATATTAAGTTTCAAGGCATTTTCGCATGGTATTTTTGGATGTTCCTCCACCTGATGCTCATCTTATCTGTACGGAATAAAATTGCAATTTTCTTCAATTGGATGTGGAGTTATCTCAACGGCGACTCCTCTCTGCGCCTCATCATTTTACCCAACCGAAAAAACAACACAATACAATGA
- a CDS encoding T9SS-dependent M36 family metallopeptidase gives MTKLYKLSIAVLFAFGVFNAQTHYDDVLKNYLNGATSTFNSSKPEAKQFKIINTDSSQALGGAVLQVQQTYNGVPIYGAVASALVKNDQVVHFSDNFRKNIVVVSTKTKASLNAEQALKGLGIKVKALAKSGQEFYFPTENGLVFAYAYTYEDHDGILWNVVVDAQDGSVLLEESLTLSCNFAPGMYGRPHQHRFIGPLNQPQNLNKSILAAADHASYHVFALPIEAPSFGNRSIVSDPWDNTASPEGWHSDGTNHYTITRGNNVHAYTDLDGTNNIGFSADGGTGRNFDFPLDLNLTHEHYQDAALTNLFYMNNMLHDISYQFGFTESARNFQTNNFGKGGYGHDAVKAEARDGINKATPNLNNANFATPSDGGAPRMQMFLWDPIKVERIFFNSPNDFTDRRPNSKTASFGPKLTATGVTGDLALTTPLNGCTNIDEDLTGKIALIARGSCNFTAKVKNAQTKGAIAAIIYNIPSSTSFGPMGGTDASVTIPSVLIEASEGDAIKAQLEASTVNVTLKDNPDEYLYIDGDFDNGIIAHEYTHGISNRLTGDGYGCLSSSLDNEQMGEGWSDFLALMLTNRPGDTADVPRGIGTYASGEPTDGLGIRPAKYSPDFSINNYTYGKTNGMYYTENGMTRPHVHSIGFVWATILWDLHWKYAEKYGYASDVTADMNSGSARVLQTVMDGMKLQGCNPTFVKGRDAIIAADQNLTGGDNKCLIWKVFAKRGVGVNADPGLIQPKSRFNNADIEAALNDQVEDFTIPAECNAVMATTEEQTSQNVAVYPNPAQNEIFVKADASAGLLSVNLYDATGKLVVSQKVKSQEPIRVAHLNNGLYILKVEGLNVNFSEKIIIKK, from the coding sequence ATGACAAAACTTTACAAACTTAGTATTGCAGTATTGTTCGCTTTTGGTGTTTTCAATGCGCAAACCCATTATGATGATGTTCTGAAAAACTATCTCAATGGCGCTACTTCTACTTTCAATAGCTCAAAACCTGAAGCTAAACAATTTAAAATTATCAATACCGACTCTTCGCAAGCGTTAGGCGGCGCGGTGCTCCAAGTCCAACAGACTTATAATGGCGTTCCAATCTATGGCGCTGTGGCTTCGGCATTGGTAAAGAATGACCAAGTGGTGCATTTTTCTGATAATTTCCGTAAAAATATTGTAGTTGTTTCTACTAAAACTAAAGCAAGTCTTAATGCTGAACAAGCGTTAAAAGGCTTAGGAATTAAGGTTAAAGCGCTCGCTAAATCAGGGCAGGAGTTTTATTTCCCTACCGAAAATGGTTTGGTATTCGCTTACGCCTATACTTACGAAGATCACGATGGCATTCTTTGGAATGTGGTAGTAGATGCTCAAGATGGTAGCGTGCTGTTGGAAGAATCTCTTACGCTGTCGTGTAATTTTGCACCAGGGATGTACGGCAGACCTCATCAACATCGTTTTATTGGGCCATTAAATCAACCTCAAAACTTGAATAAGAGTATTTTAGCCGCGGCAGATCATGCATCTTATCATGTTTTTGCTCTTCCTATAGAAGCCCCTTCTTTTGGAAACAGAAGCATTGTTTCTGATCCTTGGGACAATACCGCTTCGCCAGAAGGTTGGCACTCTGATGGCACTAACCACTATACCATTACCCGAGGGAATAATGTCCATGCTTATACAGACCTTGACGGTACGAATAACATTGGATTTTCGGCAGATGGTGGCACTGGTAGAAATTTTGATTTCCCTTTGGATCTTAATTTAACGCATGAGCACTATCAAGATGCGGCACTGACCAATTTATTCTATATGAATAATATGCTGCACGATATTAGCTATCAATTTGGCTTTACAGAAAGTGCAAGAAACTTCCAAACCAATAATTTTGGGAAAGGTGGCTATGGGCATGATGCCGTAAAGGCAGAAGCCAGAGACGGCATCAATAAAGCAACGCCTAATCTTAATAATGCCAATTTTGCAACGCCATCAGACGGTGGTGCTCCAAGAATGCAAATGTTCCTTTGGGATCCTATAAAAGTAGAACGGATATTCTTTAACAGCCCTAATGATTTTACCGATAGAAGACCCAACTCAAAAACAGCAAGTTTCGGACCTAAACTAACCGCTACTGGCGTTACAGGGGATTTAGCTTTAACTACACCTCTTAATGGCTGTACCAATATTGATGAAGACCTTACAGGGAAAATAGCCCTGATTGCTAGAGGTTCTTGTAACTTTACTGCAAAGGTGAAAAATGCTCAAACTAAAGGTGCTATCGCAGCTATTATTTATAATATACCATCATCTACTTCTTTTGGACCAATGGGCGGTACAGACGCTTCTGTAACCATTCCGTCAGTGCTTATAGAAGCCAGCGAGGGAGATGCGATTAAAGCCCAATTGGAAGCCTCTACGGTTAATGTAACCCTAAAAGATAACCCTGATGAATACCTTTATATCGATGGCGATTTTGACAATGGTATCATCGCCCATGAGTATACGCACGGTATCTCTAACAGACTTACTGGAGATGGTTACGGCTGTTTAAGCTCTTCTTTGGATAATGAACAAATGGGAGAGGGTTGGTCAGATTTCTTAGCGCTTATGCTAACCAACCGCCCTGGTGACACCGCTGATGTGCCAAGAGGAATAGGAACTTATGCTTCTGGAGAACCTACAGATGGTTTAGGCATCCGCCCTGCAAAATATTCGCCAGATTTTAGCATCAATAATTATACTTATGGCAAAACCAACGGAATGTATTATACAGAAAATGGGATGACCAGACCACATGTACATTCTATTGGTTTTGTGTGGGCGACTATCCTTTGGGATCTACATTGGAAATATGCAGAAAAGTATGGTTATGCCTCGGATGTTACCGCAGATATGAATTCAGGGAGTGCCAGAGTCCTCCAAACAGTAATGGATGGAATGAAATTACAAGGTTGTAATCCTACTTTTGTTAAGGGTAGAGATGCCATTATTGCGGCAGACCAAAACTTAACTGGTGGTGATAACAAATGTTTGATTTGGAAAGTTTTCGCAAAAAGAGGCGTTGGTGTTAATGCCGATCCAGGGTTAATCCAACCAAAATCTCGATTCAATAACGCAGATATAGAAGCAGCTCTTAATGATCAAGTAGAAGATTTTACTATCCCTGCAGAGTGTAATGCGGTGATGGCAACCACAGAGGAGCAGACTTCTCAAAATGTGGCGGTATATCCTAACCCCGCTCAGAATGAAATTTTTGTGAAAGCCGATGCCAGTGCAGGTCTTTTATCTGTAAACCTCTATGATGCTACGGGCAAATTGGTTGTTTCACAGAAGGTAAAAAGCCAAGAGCCTATCCGTGTTGCTCACTTGAATAACGGGCTTTATATCTTAAAAGTAGAAGGTTTAAATGTTAATTTCAGTGAGAAAATTATTATCAAGAAATAA